In Perca fluviatilis chromosome 14, GENO_Pfluv_1.0, whole genome shotgun sequence, a genomic segment contains:
- the ostc gene encoding oligosaccharyltransferase complex subunit ostc — METLYSMPFAVLECPNVKLKKPSWLHMPSAMTVYAVVIVSYFLITGGIIYDVIVEPPSVGSMTDEHGHQRPVAFLAYRVNGQYIMEGLASSFLFTMGGLGFIILDRSNAPNIPKLNRFLLLFIGFVSVLLSFFMARVFMRMKLPGYLMG, encoded by the exons ATGGAGACATTATACAGTATGCCGTTTGCAGTGCTGGAATGCCCAAATGTAAAACTGAAGAAACCGTCGTGGCTGCATATGCCGTCGGCTATGACTGTGTATGCGGTCGTTATCGTGTCCTACTTTCTTATCACAGGAG GTATCATCTACGATGTGATTGTAGAGCCACCCAGTGTAGGTTCAATGACTGATGAGCATGGACACCAGCGGCCAGTGGCCTTTTTGGCATACAG agTAAATGGGCAGTACATTATGGAAGGACTGGCTTCCAGTTTCCTCTTCACAATGGGAGGCCTGGGCTTTATAATCCTGGACCGCTCCAATGCACCAAACATTCCCAAACTCAACCGCTTCCTGTTGCTCTTCATCGGTTTTGTCAGCGTTCTCCTCAGCTTTTTCATGGCCAGAGTGTTCATGCGCATGAAGCTGCC AGGATACCTCATGGGCTAA
- the rpl34 gene encoding 60S ribosomal protein L34 yields the protein MVQRLTYRRRLSYNTASNKTRLSRTPGNRIVYLYTKKVGKAPKSACGICPGRLRGIRAVRPQVLMRLSKTKKHVSRAYGGSMCAKCVRDRIKRAFLIEEQKIVVKVLKAQAQSQKSK from the exons ATGGTGCAACGCCTGACTTACCGCCGTAGGTTGTCCTACAACACGGCCTCCAACAAAACCAGACT GTCCCGGACTCCCGGTAACCGTATTGTGTACCTGTACACCAAGAAGGTCGGCAAAGCTCCCAAGTCTGCATGCGGCATCTGCCCAGGAAGACTGCGTGGA ATCAGGGCTGTTAGACCTCAGGTTCTGATGAGGCTCTCCAAAACCAAGAAGCACGTCAGCAGAGCCTACGGAGGCTCCATGTGCGCCAAGTGTGTGCGTGACAG GATCAAGCGTGCTTTCCTGATTGAGGAGCAAAAGATCGTCGTCAAGGTGCTCAAGGCTCAGGCTCAGAGCCAGAAATcgaagtaa